The genome window CGTGCCAAAACCACAAAAACGAGGAACAACCCGCAAGCGACACAGGACGCCTTTGATCTACAGCAGCGGGCTAGTGATGTATTGGGTGGCCAAGACGCCGCGACGGCATGGCTGACCCGCAAGCATCGGGCGCTCAAGAACAAAACTCCGCTTTCTATCCTTGGTACCACGGCCGGAAACGCTCGCGTGGAGCAGCTCTTGAAGAGGACTAAACTATCTCCACTTCCCGGAGAGACGCCACTTCAGAAAAAGGAAACTGTTGTCAGTCGAAAAGCTCGCGTCGCGAGCACGATCCGGAAAGCGACAGATTGAGGCTGGATAGTTGATCAACCTATGGAGCAGCGTCATTCGGACGATCCTGTGTATGTCTCTGGATTCCATTCGGTCTGGCGAGAGAGGTCTCATCCCACAAGAATGAAGAGTTCATTGAGATGAGTAGACAACTGGACAGCCCTTGTAGCATTACTCCGGCCATTATTCATGTCCACCTCTCCGCTGAGCCCATTTCACCCCAAAAGCAGGAACAGGTACGCCAAGAGGTCCAGGAGATCTTGAAGCGGCGTCAACACTACGTGGATCTGGCTCGTGGACAACTCAGTTTTGATTATTGGATATGAGCAGTGGGTCAGGCAAGGCCGTAAGGCTTCTTGGTTTCGATAAAGGCGATCTTTTCCAAGGATGGCACTGAGATTGGGGGGATCTCAGCTGAGACGAACTTGGTGCTGATCTGGTCAATTTCCGCGGCGCCGGCCTGTTCCAGCGCGAAGAGAATCTCCTGAAGTGTGTGGTCAGCTCGTGGTTCAAGTACCACATGGAGCCGAGAGGGAGATTCTTTCCCTTGAGGGGTTTCGCTCATGAGAGACATTCTATCCCAACAGGCACATTCGGATGAGTGAAAGAGAGAACGCTCCTTGCAGAATCACCACTTCCAGATTGCTAATATGAAGCACTATTATGCTGGCACAATTGCCCAGCGACCATCCCCGAAGGCAATAAAGCGAGAATCTTGACGCAAGACCCTAGTGAGGTAGCCCATCGTGCTCTTTGCTCTCGAAGAGTACCCATAGGATCTCACTTTTGCTTCGATTTCTTGAATCGTTATTGGTGTCCCTGCTTCCAGGCAAGCCGAAACAGCATACTGTTTGAGTGTGATCCTTTTGCGGGGCTTCAGTCGCGCGTTCGCTGCATTCCACGACTGAATGGCCTTCTCTTTCTCGATGTTCAGTGCGTGGACAAGCTGAAGAACTGCTGGTCCTACCGTGTCGAACAGAGGTTTAAGTTGCTGACAGGCGTTGACCCAGAAATCACGAATAGCGCTTCGGATTCCAGGGTGCAAGACAGCCACGAGCCCGCCGATAACAAGAAGCAATTTTGCCCAATCCGGCAGCTGTGCAACACCTCTCGCTAGACCCGCAAATAGCTCCATGGCACCCTGTAGACTTGCAGCCCCGATCGTTGCACCGCATACCAGGAAACTGACCTCGACAGTCTTGGAACGCGCGTAATCGCGAAGATGGATGATCACATCAAACCCAACTGTGGGGGCCCCCATCGCAGCGATGTCCTTATCTAGGCTCAGCACAGCAGCAGCATCGGTAGAATGATAGAGATAGATGTAAGGGAGATCGTTTGGGTCACGTGCAGAATCAGCTCCCATGGCAAGTGAGCTTCTTCGATCGTCCTCCGCAACATAATGAAGAAACGGTTGGTAAGAGTCCCACTCTTCGCGAAGCTGCGCTTCTGCAATATTCTCACGTACTGCGATCAAGGGGATTTTCTCACAGACCTCCTGACGGAGTGTCACGGGAGCAATTGCCAGGATCGTTCCGGATGCCAGCACTTCCTTGAAAGCAGTTCTGGCCGATGGCTCCTTGCGCTTTTTCACGAGCCAAATGAGGTCGCCGAGTAAGAAGCTCGCATCGATAACAAGTCTCAGCTGCTGCAATCCACGTACAAATGGAGATAGCCCAGGAGAACGCTCGATGAGAATTCTCAATGAGGAAAGATGATCAGGAGGGACATGTGGCAAAGTAAGAGCTCCCATGACATCAGATAATGAGGTACTTCTTGGTTTCCTGAATCAATTCATCATCCTCTCTCGATGTCGGCAGATCCAACATAACGGAAACTCCCCTCAGTCACACATGAACCGCAGTTACCCCACAACCCACGTTTCTGACAAGACCTCCGCTTGCTCCAACACAATTGTGGTTGCCTGTTCTTGCTTGTCAGGAGGGTAGCCGTACTTCCTTAAAATACGCTTCACGAGGACACGGAGCTGCGCTCGCACGTTTTCTCTGACCGTCCAATCGATAGTCACGTTCTTCTTCACCATCTCCGCGAGTTCGCGAGCGATCTTAGTCAGCGTCGGCTCGCCCAACACTTTCACAGCGCTATCATTCGTTTCGAGTGCATCATAGAAGGCGAGTTCGTCTTCGGTCAGGCCCAGCGTCTCGCCCCGCGTGTGAGCTGACCGCATATCCTTCGCCAGGCCGATCAGCTCCTCGATCACCTGGGCAGTTTCGATAGCCCGGTTCTGGTACTTCTTGATCGCCTGTTCCAATAAGTCTGCGAAGGAACGCGCCTGCACAACATTCCGCTTCGAACGAGCCTTGATCTCACCAGCCAGAAGCTTGCGGAGCAACTCGACAGCCAGGTTTCTCTGCGGCATCCCGCGCACTTCCGCCAGAAACTCGTCAGAGAGAATTGAGAGGTCCGGCTTCTTTAACCCGGCCGCCTCAAAGATATCCACCACCTTGTCGGATACAACCGCCTTCGAGATGATCTGCCGAATGGCGTGATCGAGTTCATCGTCAGTCTTCTGCTCACCTGGCGTGTTCTTGGCCAATACCGAGCGAACAGCCTGAAAGAAACCCACATCGTCCCGGATGCGGAACGTTTCCTCGTGTGGCACGGCAAGGGCAAAGGCTTGCGACAGATCGGTAACGGCGCGTAACAGACGGGATTTGCCGTCTGGCTGGGCCAGAATATGCTCCTGCGCGGCAGGCAACACCGAGAGACGCTCTTCTGGTTTACCAGTCATCCAGTGCGACCAGTCAAAGCCGTGGAACAGGCCTCGACAGATCTCGAATTTCTCCAGCATCACTGCCACAGCCTCGGCCTGATTGATCGCCGTTTTCCCGGTACCGCCGCTCTCGGTATACGTCGCCAATGCCTGCTTGAGTTCGTCGGCAAGGCCGAGGTAATCCACCACCAGTCCACCGGGCTTATCCTTGAAGACACGATTCACCCGCGCGATGGTCTGCATCAGCCCGTGCCCGCGCATCGGCTTGTCCACATACATCGTATGGAGACTGGGCGCATCGAATCCTGTCAGCCACATATCTCGCACAATCACGAGTTGAAATGGATCCTTGGGATTGCGAAAGCGGAGTGCCATATCCTCGCGTCGCTTCTTGTTGCGAATGTGGCTCTGCCATTCCATCGGATCGGAGGCAGCCCCGGTCATGATCACCTTCATCGAACCGAGGTCGTCCGTGTCGCCGTGCCACTGGGGGCGCAGCGCCGAGATCTCACGGTACAGCTCCACGCAGATCCGCCGGCTCATGCAGACCACCATCGCCTTCCCATCCATCGTGGAAAGCCGGCTCTCGAAGTGCTCAACCAGGTCACGTGCAACCAACTTGATCCGGTTATCTGATCCCACCACGGCTTCGAGCTGTGCCCAGCGGCTCTTGAGCTTCTCCTTGCGCTCAACCTCTTCGCCTTCGGTCGCCTCTTCAAACTCGGGATCGATCTTGGGCCGTTCCGACGCCTTCAATTCCAGCTTGGCAAGCCGACTTTCATAATAGATGGGGACCGTGGCACCGTCGACGACTGCCCGCTGGATATCGTAGACGCTAATGTACTCGCCAAAGACGGCGCAGGTGTTCGCGTCGGTCTTCTCAATCGGGGTCCCGGTGAAGCCGATGAACGACGCGTTCGGCAACGCATCGCGCATGTGGCGCGCAAAGCCATCGATGAAATCATACTGGCTACGGTGCGCCTCGTCCGCGATCACCACGATGTTGCGCCGGTCCGAGAGAATGGGATGACGGTCGCCTTTCTCTTCAGGAAAGAACTTCTGGATGGTCGTGAAAACCACGCCCCCGGATGCGACCTTCAGCTTCTCACGCAGATCAGCGCGATCTGTAGCCTGCACCGGTGACTGGCGGAGCAGATCATGACAACGGGCAAAGGTGCCGAAGAGTTGATCGTCAAGGTCGTTGCGGTCGGTGAGCACCACGACCGTCGGGTTGGCCATCGTTGGATGCAGGATCACTCGGCCAGCGTAGAACGCCATCGTCAGACTCTTGCCCGAGCCTTGTGTATGCCAGACCACACCGACTCGCCGATCCCCCGGTTCCCCACCCGGCTGGTGCCCAGCTTTGTAGTGGCCCAAGTTATCCGCAGCCCGATACTCCATCGCACTGCGAGCTGCCCGCAAAGTTTCGTCGACAGCCACGTTTACCGCGTGGAACTGATGGTAGCCCGCCATCTTCTTGGTGAGTTTTCCGCCACCCTCGTCTTCAAACACAATGAAATGCCGCACGAGATCGAGGAACCGTCGCTTCTCGAAGACCCCTTCGAGCATGATTTGTAACTCGGCCAGCTTCGCAGCTGCGTCCTCCCGTCCTGTGATCGTGCGCCAGGGTTTAAACCATTCCTTTCCAGCCCCAAGAGCCCCAAGGCGTGCCTGAACACCGTCAGAAATGATGAGCGCCGCGTTGGTAGCGAAGAGCGAGGGAATCTGGGTCTGATAGGTTTGAAGTTGTTGGTATGCAGACCAGATCGTGGCGTCTTCATCTGCGGGGTTCTTGAGCTCGATCACCGCCAGCGGTAACCCGTTCACGAAGAGGACGACGTCCGGCCGCCGCGTGTGCTGACCCTCCGAAACCGTGAACTGATTGACAGCGAGCCAGTCGTTTTTCCCGGGCATATCGAAGTCGATGACCCGGGCCTGCGCCCCGGCAATCGAGCCGTCCTTGCGCCGATACTCAACCGTGACGCCATCAACCAGCATCTGGTGCACGGCGCGGTTGCGTTCCACAAGCGACGGAGCATCCGCGCGCGTGAGCTTGCGCCAGGCGTCTTCCAGTGCCTCAGGCGGAAGCTCCGGATTTAGCCTTACGAGCGCCTGGTGCAGCCGGCCATCCAGAAGCACGTCGCGGTAGCCTGGGTCGCTGCGCTCGGCACTGGCCATGCCCGCGGCAATATCTGGCCCATGCAGGACGGAATAGCCGAGAGACTCTAGCCAGGCGAGAGCGGCCTGCTCGACCACCGATTCAGCAACCCCCGGGGCATTCACTGGACGGTCTCCGATGGTTCGCTCTTTACTACTGGATTATCCTGGTCGGCCTCATCGCTAGAATAGTTGGCGAGTAGATCGCGATAGGCTTCCTTATCCACATTAAAGAGCACTTCACTTGCTTTGTATTCTAGATGAAATATCTGAATTGGATCGTTTGCGAAATCCACATACTCATTAAAATCTTGATTCTGTTCGTAGGTCACCCGAGCAGGCGTAACCGCAACCGTGTTTTGACGATGAACTCGATGTAAAAAACCAATGATGGTGTCCGCTGCCTGAGCAGCCAGGATGGCCTGTGCTCCAGCCATGACTGGTCGCTGCGTTTCACTCCCATGGGATGCAAACCCGTATGAATTTCTGAGTTCACACACTCCTACCAGTGATGTATGGAGTCCACCGAGCGTTTGCGACAGCCTCCTTCTCGCGTCAGCTTCGTTGGCAGATAATTCTGGGAGAAAAGGGAGATGCTTGGACACCATCTTAAATAGCTTGGGGAGATCGTCATCTGGAGAGAATGCGATCTTGCGCTCACTCAGTATGGTCTTACAGGTGCTTTCAACTAGTGTTTTGGCAAGATCAAAGGCTAAACCGGGGTTTTCCGTCACGGACCGCTCAAGCCCCTTGACCTGCTCCTCAATGTGGACCATTCCAGAAGCCATGGCCTCTCGCGCCCCGTGCATTCTAAAATCGTTGATGAATGACATATCGCCCATTATTGGAAATCGCAGTTTCTATGCAGCTAGCTCATCTCTAACTGCCTCGCGAGCACTCCAGACCACAGGGCGTATGTCATAGTTAGCCAGAGCATCGAGCACACCTTGTGAAACTCTTTGCTCTTGGTCATTAAGAAGCGCATAGGCGCGAGAATCTGGCGAACGCACGTCTCTAGTGTCAATCCACTTAAATGCCGCTGCCTCAGCGGTGTCCTTACTTGGTCGAGTTATCGTGTGAAGAATGCGCTCAGGCTGCCGCCGTGATTTTGGGATAACGAAATCGAATAGGTGGTCATAACCACTCTTCCCCGTAAACTTAACGTTCGGCGTGTACCGAATGTCGCTAGAGTCGAGCCACGAGACAACGTCTTCATAGAACAAGCTGGCAACCATTGGGATTGAGAGAAAGAAAAGATCATTTACTGCAAGCATGGCCTGCAGAAGGTTGTGCTTGCGCATAGCGAAGTTTTCAGGGGAAGCATGGACTTCAAGCCGCCCATCGATAAGCTGAACGCCGAATCCTGCGAGGGTCATATTCAGCAACGCCTGTCGCTTGGGGCTATCGAGCTTGCAACCGCTTCGATTAAGGTCGCCAATAATGTAGCCGTCGTCGGTTAGCACAAGGGTGCCATTCCGACGGCGTGCATAAATTTGCAGGTAGTCGTTGTGTCGATCGAGGTGAGGAGTCGTAATCTCTACCCATTCTCCGTCGACTTCGCGCAGCTTGGTCTTATCCTTTAGCCAGGACCAATACTGATCGAGCAGCTCCTGGACTTGATCGATCATATGAAAAGTCCCCTGGCAATTGCAGGTCGATCGACGACATTACAAAAGGTCATGAAGTCTTCGAGAGTCTGCCACAGGTCGTTGATGTTGGGGAAGCTCGCAACTGGCAAGGGCATAGCCCACTTATCACCGAAGCCTTCGCGGTACAGATGAAGATGCGGACACGGGACTTCTTCCCCGTCTGGATTGCGATGGGGCGCACCGCCGAAATCGACTCGAACAAGGACGATAACCTGACGAGCACGGTTCTGGTACGTACCTTTCAGCAGATCAATTCGTCCACGATAAATGTCCAGCAGAAACTCCTCGCGTTTATCTTGTGATGTGAGCGGCACAACGAGCGATCCGCCGGTCCCTGGGTAGTCATAGGAATCATCATTAACCTTGACCTTGGCCAGCGCGATCAGAGCATCTGCTTCAGATTGAGGCAAGTCAGTTGCGGCCATGTTGCATTCCTCTTTCGAAGCCGTTCGTTTTCCGAATTCGTAGCTCGCCGGAGATGAGTTTGGGCAGCAGCCTGTCCCGCAGGGCGGCGAGCGTGCGAGACTCGCGCTCGTTGTCGGCAATCTTCAGCAGCATTGGTCCTGCAGCGCGCGAGAACACCCCTAGTATGTCCTCTTTGGGACGTGTAACCTGAGTGGCCGCAACAACTTCTGGTCGAACTGCCGGATACGCGCCACCGTCTGCAAGATGAGCTAGTGCTTGGATGTTGTCGGCTGACGTGGCTGCGAGGTAGACAAACTCCGCGTACATATCGCGTTGCGGTCTGAGCACGGCGAACCCAGTGCTGCCCGTCAGCCCATTAACCAAGATGAAGGCGTAGGAGCCGTTCCCGGGACGCACAGTGCCCACGATCGTGTCCCGTGGCCGCAATACTCGTTGCGCGCGGCTCGGCGCATCATCAGCGGCAAACTTCGTGATCTCCTCGACTCGACCCCACTTAGTGTTGGACAAGTCAATGTACTCAATCTCAGACGGCCGTGTATCTCTTGACCACGATTCCGGATTAAGCCCAGAAAAATCACCAAGAGTGCCAATCTTCCATCCCTTCGGAATCTCCCCCAATTCCGAATTCTCGAAGGACTCCGGGAAAAGGTCGGCGAGGGACTTCGGCAGGCCTGGATCGCGGCCTTCGGCCTTGGCGCGGACGGGGTCAAAGTCCACAAACCACGACTTGAAGAGTGCCCGTGCCATCGCCTCTAGTGTCTTGTTCATCCGCCGGTTCAGCTCGATCTTGTCGTCCAGCGTAGCGAGCGTGTTCACGATCTTGCACTGGATCGTTGTCGGCTCCGGCGCTGGGAACGAAAGGAAATCCTCGCGACCCAAACCAAGATTTGTTGTGCCAGTTGCGTGTGCCCGGCAGTAGCTTCGGTATTGTGGGGTGCGGAGCAACCAATAGAGATAATCGAGCGGAACGTCGGAACCTTTTGGCTCCAACTTGACCGTATCTTGTGTCAAGCGTCCCGGAGGATGGTCGATTGGCAGTCGCGCGACCGCTCCGAGCAAGTCCGCCGATTGCGTGACGTCCTTCAGTGAAAGATACAGATCTCCCGGTCGCACAAGCAGCTTAGCTGGAGACTCGCCGCCGTATGTCTGAAGGGAATCTGTACGAAACCCTCCATTACGTTGAATCGTTGCAAGACCGAGCAATACTGGCCCAGGCAGACCTAACAGCCGACTCTTGTACGTGGTCCCTCGCTGAAGCGTGAAGTAATCGCCGAGCGTCTGGCGAGAGCCGTTATCCGCCATACCCAAGTTCCTTTAGATTGGCGGCGATCGCAGCATCCAGCTTCTTGGCCTCGATCTGCTGTTCACGCAGGCTCGCGGTAAGGCGCTTCATCTTCTCCTCGAAGGGCTCGCCGTCATCTTCAGCGGCCTCGGCGCCAACGTAGCGGCCTGGTGTAAGCACGTGGCCGTGCTTTCGGATCTCCTCCAGCGTTGCGCGCTTGCAGAAGCCGGGCACGTCAGCGTACTCGCCCGCGTCCTTGTCGCCGCGCCAGGCGTGGTAGGTGCCAGCAATCATTGCTACATCTTCGTCGGTCAGCTCACGATGCACGCGATCCACCAAGGTTCCCAGCTTGCGGGCGTCGATGAAGAGTGTTTCACAGCGTCGGTCGCGGAAGCGGCCGTTCCTCTTGTTGCGCGCGATAAACCACAGACAAACCGGAATCTGTGTCGAGTAAAACAATTGACCGGGCAGCGCGACCATACAGTCCACCAGGTCGGCCTCGATGATGGCCTTGCGGATCTCGCCCTCGCCCGACTGATTGGCCGACATCGATCCATTTGCAAGGACGAACCCTGCGAGCCCCGTGGGTGCCAGGTGGTGGATGAAGTGCTGCACCCAGGCGTAGTTGGCGTTGCCCGCAGGCGGTGTGCCGTAGACCCAACGCTTATCGTCCTTCAGCAGCTCGCCGCGCCAGTCGCTGTCGTTGAAGGGTGGGTTGGCCAGCACGTAGTCGGCCTTGAGATCGGGGTGCCGGTCGTTGTGAAACGTGTCTCCATGCGCAATCTGCGCATCGATACCGCGGATGGCGAGGTTCATCTTGGCGAGCCGCCACGTTGTGTAGTTGGACTCCTGGCCGTAGATGGAGATGTCGCCGAGCTTACCGCTGTGGGCCTCGATGAACTTTTCGCTACTGACGAACATCCCGCCAGATCCGCAGCACGGGTCATAGACACGGCCCTTGTAGGGTGCAAGCATCTCAACCAGCACGCGCACCACACGGGATGGCGTGTAGAACTGCCCGCCCTTCTTTCCCTCGGCACTGGCGAACTGTGAGAGGAAGTACTCGTAGACGCGGCCAAGTGTGTCCTTCGCACGATCTGCTGGGCTACCAAGTGCGATGTCAGAGACAAGATTAATGAGCTGGCCAAGCCGTTGCTTATCGAGACCTGTTCGTCCAAAGTCTTTCGGTAATACCCCCTTGAGTGACAGGTTGTCGCGCTCAATCGCACTCATCGCATCGTCAACGAGCGTTCCTATGGACGGCTGCGGGGCATTCGCCTTGAGATGTGACCACCGCGCTTCTTTGGGTACCCAGAAGATACTCGCCGCCTTATATTCGTCTGGATCTTCCGGGTCAGCACCCTGCTTCCGCTGTGCATCAAGCTCCGCGTGCTTTGCCTCGAAGGCGTCGGAGATGTATTTCAAGAAGATCAGGCCGAGCACGACGTGCTTGTACTCGGCCGCGTCCATGTTGTTGCGAAGTCCGTCGGCCATCTGCCAGAGCTTGGCTTCAAATCCGAGATTGGCACCAGTCTCCGCTTTCGCTGACATCTTTCCTTTAGGCGCCATTGATGGTGCTCATCCTCCTCAAGTGCCAGGGAAATCCCACTTCCCCCTATTGTCCGGAAGAATACCCCTTTCCCCATGAGAAATCACCACAGCTTAGGAGGTAAGGGATTCAAAGTAGACGCAATATTCGAAGTTATCCGGCCACGAGTGGGTCGAGCCGATCTGCATGTTGGTGGGCCCAGATAAGCTGTGAAAGCTAGAACTTAATCTGACAGTCCGGTAGAGTCCTCGCCTTCGCGGAAGGAGTGAGGACCATGACGACAGAGCAGAAGATCA of Nitrospira defluvii contains these proteins:
- a CDS encoding MbcA/ParS/Xre antitoxin family protein, with translation MTMGMMQGYRQAVQKFSGIKELTNEAMQDWLDSVLPTLPPRTQQIFVDEIFFLTTGLPPMYADSEHPQPAKSGRVARAKTTKTRNNPQATQDAFDLQQRASDVLGGQDAATAWLTRKHRALKNKTPLSILGTTAGNARVEQLLKRTKLSPLPGETPLQKKETVVSRKARVASTIRKATD
- a CDS encoding type I restriction endonuclease subunit R yields the protein MNAPGVAESVVEQAALAWLESLGYSVLHGPDIAAGMASAERSDPGYRDVLLDGRLHQALVRLNPELPPEALEDAWRKLTRADAPSLVERNRAVHQMLVDGVTVEYRRKDGSIAGAQARVIDFDMPGKNDWLAVNQFTVSEGQHTRRPDVVLFVNGLPLAVIELKNPADEDATIWSAYQQLQTYQTQIPSLFATNAALIISDGVQARLGALGAGKEWFKPWRTITGREDAAAKLAELQIMLEGVFEKRRFLDLVRHFIVFEDEGGGKLTKKMAGYHQFHAVNVAVDETLRAARSAMEYRAADNLGHYKAGHQPGGEPGDRRVGVVWHTQGSGKSLTMAFYAGRVILHPTMANPTVVVLTDRNDLDDQLFGTFARCHDLLRQSPVQATDRADLREKLKVASGGVVFTTIQKFFPEEKGDRHPILSDRRNIVVIADEAHRSQYDFIDGFARHMRDALPNASFIGFTGTPIEKTDANTCAVFGEYISVYDIQRAVVDGATVPIYYESRLAKLELKASERPKIDPEFEEATEGEEVERKEKLKSRWAQLEAVVGSDNRIKLVARDLVEHFESRLSTMDGKAMVVCMSRRICVELYREISALRPQWHGDTDDLGSMKVIMTGAASDPMEWQSHIRNKKRREDMALRFRNPKDPFQLVIVRDMWLTGFDAPSLHTMYVDKPMRGHGLMQTIARVNRVFKDKPGGLVVDYLGLADELKQALATYTESGGTGKTAINQAEAVAVMLEKFEICRGLFHGFDWSHWMTGKPEERLSVLPAAQEHILAQPDGKSRLLRAVTDLSQAFALAVPHEETFRIRDDVGFFQAVRSVLAKNTPGEQKTDDELDHAIRQIISKAVVSDKVVDIFEAAGLKKPDLSILSDEFLAEVRGMPQRNLAVELLRKLLAGEIKARSKRNVVQARSFADLLEQAIKKYQNRAIETAQVIEELIGLAKDMRSAHTRGETLGLTEDELAFYDALETNDSAVKVLGEPTLTKIARELAEMVKKNVTIDWTVRENVRAQLRVLVKRILRKYGYPPDKQEQATTIVLEQAEVLSETWVVG
- a CDS encoding abortive infection family protein; this translates as MSFINDFRMHGAREAMASGMVHIEEQVKGLERSVTENPGLAFDLAKTLVESTCKTILSERKIAFSPDDDLPKLFKMVSKHLPFLPELSANEADARRRLSQTLGGLHTSLVGVCELRNSYGFASHGSETQRPVMAGAQAILAAQAADTIIGFLHRVHRQNTVAVTPARVTYEQNQDFNEYVDFANDPIQIFHLEYKASEVLFNVDKEAYRDLLANYSSDEADQDNPVVKSEPSETVQ
- a CDS encoding DUF1829 domain-containing protein, with the protein product MIDQVQELLDQYWSWLKDKTKLREVDGEWVEITTPHLDRHNDYLQIYARRRNGTLVLTDDGYIIGDLNRSGCKLDSPKRQALLNMTLAGFGVQLIDGRLEVHASPENFAMRKHNLLQAMLAVNDLFFLSIPMVASLFYEDVVSWLDSSDIRYTPNVKFTGKSGYDHLFDFVIPKSRRQPERILHTITRPSKDTAEAAAFKWIDTRDVRSPDSRAYALLNDQEQRVSQGVLDALANYDIRPVVWSAREAVRDELAA
- a CDS encoding DUF6978 family protein, with translation MAATDLPQSEADALIALAKVKVNDDSYDYPGTGGSLVVPLTSQDKREEFLLDIYRGRIDLLKGTYQNRARQVIVLVRVDFGGAPHRNPDGEEVPCPHLHLYREGFGDKWAMPLPVASFPNINDLWQTLEDFMTFCNVVDRPAIARGLFI
- a CDS encoding restriction endonuclease subunit S: MADNGSRQTLGDYFTLQRGTTYKSRLLGLPGPVLLGLATIQRNGGFRTDSLQTYGGESPAKLLVRPGDLYLSLKDVTQSADLLGAVARLPIDHPPGRLTQDTVKLEPKGSDVPLDYLYWLLRTPQYRSYCRAHATGTTNLGLGREDFLSFPAPEPTTIQCKIVNTLATLDDKIELNRRMNKTLEAMARALFKSWFVDFDPVRAKAEGRDPGLPKSLADLFPESFENSELGEIPKGWKIGTLGDFSGLNPESWSRDTRPSEIEYIDLSNTKWGRVEEITKFAADDAPSRAQRVLRPRDTIVGTVRPGNGSYAFILVNGLTGSTGFAVLRPQRDMYAEFVYLAATSADNIQALAHLADGGAYPAVRPEVVAATQVTRPKEDILGVFSRAAGPMLLKIADNERESRTLAALRDRLLPKLISGELRIRKTNGFERGMQHGRN
- a CDS encoding type I restriction-modification system subunit M → MAPKGKMSAKAETGANLGFEAKLWQMADGLRNNMDAAEYKHVVLGLIFLKYISDAFEAKHAELDAQRKQGADPEDPDEYKAASIFWVPKEARWSHLKANAPQPSIGTLVDDAMSAIERDNLSLKGVLPKDFGRTGLDKQRLGQLINLVSDIALGSPADRAKDTLGRVYEYFLSQFASAEGKKGGQFYTPSRVVRVLVEMLAPYKGRVYDPCCGSGGMFVSSEKFIEAHSGKLGDISIYGQESNYTTWRLAKMNLAIRGIDAQIAHGDTFHNDRHPDLKADYVLANPPFNDSDWRGELLKDDKRWVYGTPPAGNANYAWVQHFIHHLAPTGLAGFVLANGSMSANQSGEGEIRKAIIEADLVDCMVALPGQLFYSTQIPVCLWFIARNKRNGRFRDRRCETLFIDARKLGTLVDRVHRELTDEDVAMIAGTYHAWRGDKDAGEYADVPGFCKRATLEEIRKHGHVLTPGRYVGAEAAEDDGEPFEEKMKRLTASLREQQIEAKKLDAAIAANLKELGYGG